The nucleotide window GTGGCCAGGTTTGCCGGTAGATGATGGGTAGGGCCTGCAAATCACTTTCCAGCAGCGCGCGGTCGGGCAGCTGCGTCAGGATCAGTTGCGCCAGCGACTGCACCTTATGGTCCCCCGAACGCCGCACGATGTGGTGGGCCGTGATTTCGCTGGGGTGCTCCACACCCGCCGCTTGCACGAGTTCTTGCAGGGCATGCAGTGTTTGTTTGTGGAAGTTGTAGACGCGTTCGGCCTTGTCCGGCACCACCAGCGACTGTTGACGCAGCGGGTCTTGTGTGGTCACCCCCGTGGGGCAGTTACCAGTGTGGCAGGTCTGGGCCTGCAGGCAGCCCAGGGCGAACATGAAGCCGCGCGCGCTATTGCACCAGTCAGCACCCAGCGCCATCATGCGGGCAATGTCAAATGCGCTGACCACCTTGCCAGCACAGCCCACCATGACCTTGTCACGCAGCCCCACGCCGCGCAGCGTGTTATGCACCAGCAGCAGCCCCTCTTGCAGGGGTGAACCCACATGGTCGGTAAATTCCACCGGTGCGGCGCCCGTGCCGCCCTCGGCCCCGTCCACCACAATAAAGTCGGGCGTGATGCCGGTAGCCAGCATGGCCTTGACCATCGCAAACCACTCCCACGGGTGGCCTATGCACAGCTTGAAACCGGTGGGTTTGCCGCCCGAGAGGGTGCGCAGCCGGTCGATGAACTGCATCATCTCCACCGGCGTAGAAAACGCACTGTGGGATGCGGGTGAAATGCAGTCCACCCCCACCGGGATGCCACGCGCCGCTGCGATTTCCTCTGTCACCTTGGGGCCCGGCAACATGCCGCCATGGCCCGGTTTGGCCCCTTGGCTGAGCTTGAGCTCGATCATCTTGACCTGTGGGTCCCGCGCATTGGCGGCAAACTTGTCGGCATTGAAGCTGCCGTCGTCATTGCGGCAACCGAAGTAGCCCGAAGCCACCTCCCATATCAGGTCGCCGCCATGTTTGCGGTGGTGGACGGAGATGGAGCCTTCACCCGTGTCGTGCGCGAAGCCACCGCGTTTGGCGCCGGCGTTCAGGGCCTGGATGGCGTTGGCGCTCAGGGCGCCAAAACTCATGGCTGAAATATTGAACACGCTGCAGCTGTAAGGCTGAGGCCGGCCCGCGCCGATGGTGATGCGAAAGTCGTGTGAGTTCAGGTGGGTTGGCGCGACCGAATGGTTGATCCACTCGTAACCCTCGGCGTGCACATCCAACTGGGTGCCGAAAGGGCGTTTGTCAGGGTCACCCTTGGCACGCTGGTACACCAGCGAGCGCTGCGCACGGGAGAACGGGTTGGCCTCGTTGTCGCTCTCAATGAAGTACTGGCGGATCTCGGGGCGTATGAACTCCATTGCAAAACGCAGATGGCCAATGATGGGGTAGTTGCGCAGGATGGAGCGCCGGGTCTGCCGCAGGTCATACACACCGGTCGCCACCAGTGCGCCAAATAGCAGAAAGCTTGGGGCGCCTACGCCAAAGGCGATCAGGCTAAACAGGCTCAACAAAAGGCCAAAGCAGCTCAGCCCGAAGGCGGTGTAGCGAATGGGAAAGATCGTATTCAGGGTGTCGAACATGGCGGGATTCCTTCGGAGAGACAATACCAGCCACCAACCCATTTGCCCAGCCCATGTCTTCAAATATTCCTACCCCCCTCACACCCGACGAGTTTGACGAGATCGACGCCATCCTGGACGACCTGCGTTCCCGCTTTGACGAAACCCCGCAATGGGAGTTTTGCGAAGGTTTCATGGCCGCACTGGTTGTGAGCAGACGCATGATTCCTGTGAGCGAGTACTTGCCAGTATTGCTGGACACGGGCGACAGCGAGAACGCTGGCGATCTGGGGGCGTTTGCCGATGCTGCGCAGCAGGCCCGCTTTATGGTGTTGTGGGAACGCCGTTGGGCCGATGTGGCCCAGGGCTTGTCCAATGACGTGAAAAGTCTGGATGAAGACGGTGCCTACCATCCCGAGGTCATGGATGTACGCGGTGCTGTGGCCGCACTGCCCGAAGAAGAGCGTGCAGCCATGGCCGAGGAAGTCCTGCCGTCGTTCGCCCAGGTCTGGGCTGTGGGTTTCATGTATGCGGTGGAGAGCTGGCCCGAAGAATGGACTGCCCCGCGCGACAAGGAGGCCCAGAAGTGGCTGGACGGTGCGCTGGAAGCCATCGTGGCTCTGACCGAAGATGACACCGAGCCGCCTACGCTGGCGGTGTTTGATGATGAGGGACCGGCCAGCGTCAGCGAAAAACGCTTCAACGATTTTGCGGATGCCGTGTGGGCCGTCTACGACCTGCGCGAACTCTGGCGCAACATCGGCCCGCGCGTGGAGACCGTGCGTAAGGAAGCGTTGCCGGGACGCAATGACCTATGCCATTGTGGGAGTGGGAAGAAGTTCAAGAAGTGCCATGGGGCTTAGGTGCGTAGGCCGTTCGCACTAAGAAAAAAGGCCCACATCACTGTGGGCCTCTTTGTTCGCTCAGTGAACTACAAAAGATTAGAACTTGTAGCCAACGCCGAAAGACAGAACGCCTGTTTCGTTCTTCACTAAAGTGGTGTTCAGAGTCTTTTCATCGTACTTGTTGTATACGTATTCTCCTTGGAGGAAAACATTTTTATTAATGAAAGAGCGAACCCCGATGCCATACCCCAAACCCGATATGTCATACGATGCGCTAGTTACGTCAATTTTTCCAGAGATGGAGGCCAGTTTGGCGTACACCAACGTGTCTTTGCTAACGGCAATACCAGGGGCTATGTAAACGCCGGTAGCGTTCTTGAGCTTGGCACCGCTGCTGGTGATCTCGGAATCGCCCAAGTTTAAAGAGGCACCCAGACCCAAGACAAAGGACTCACCCAAAGCAAAGTCATATCCGGCTTGAATGCCGACAGTGCTTGTCGTCTTGGATTCCGAAGAGCCGGCGGAATCAACCTTGTTGGAGTTGACGTTAACAGCGCCAAGAACGCTAAAACCTTCAAAATTCTTGGCCTGTGCAAACGCTGCGGGAGCGAAAGCGGCGGCGGCTACAGCAGTAGCGATGACATACTTTTTCATTTGAAAACCCTTCCTGAGTGATTGGAAATTTGCATCCGTCCAACGAGGCTATGCAAACGTGCTGCGCCCTAGTTTCTACCCGAGTAGCTGCACGGAAAGACTTTAGCATGGCATGCCACTGTGCGCTAGTGAGCACCCTCAAACTGCACCATTCAAGTGGGGTATCTTCAAGGACACAAAAAACCAATTGCTGGACTTGCTCGCTGACTGCAAGCCTTTTCAATGTGCAGCCAGAGTGAGTGCGGATAATTACTGAAGCAGGAGTGGCGTGGTCCTTGCTTTAAAACTGTCTGGATTCCAGGCTTCCCGGGCCTATGATGGGCGCATTCCCCATCCTAGAGGGTGTCGTTGTGTCGCGTATTCATGTTGCGTTGTCCAGGCCATGCCGGGTTGTTTGCCTGGTGGTGTGCGCTATGGCTTTGGCAGCCGCGGGCGGCGCTTTGCATGCGGAAACCCTGCGCCTGATCACGGGTGAGCTTCCGCCCTATGCCACTGAAGAGCGCCCCGACCAGGGCATCGCGCTGGACATCGTTCGCCGTGCCTTTGCCTACAGTGGTTATGAGGTGAACTACACCTTCAAGCCGTGGATGCGCTCACTGGAAGAGGCCCGCGAAGGCAAATGGGACGGTACAGCCCATTGGGGCCGCAACCCAACGCGGGATGTGGGCTTCCTGGTCAGCGACAACATCCTGACCGAACAGTGGGTGTTCATTTACCGACAGGGTGCGGCGGGTACACCGGTGTTTGACTGGAAACGCTTTTCCGACTTGAAAAAACTGCGCATCGGCGCGGTGCAGTTCAACACCTACACCCCCGAGTTCTGGGCTTTGCAAAAGGCGGGTACGTTGAAGGTGGAGTTTGCGGCCGATGACCTGAGCAACCTGCGCCGCCTGGTGGCCGGGCGGCTGGACGTGGTGCCCATGGAACGCAACATGGCTTGTTTTCTGATGAGTGCCCATTTCTCACCGGCTGAAGTGGCGCCGCTACGTGCCCACCCCAAGCTGCTGACCACCCAGTTCACGACCCATTTGCTGCTCAGCGCCAAACTGCCCCAAAGCGCCCAGCGCATGAAGGCGTTCAACCAGGGACTGCACATTTTGCAAAAGTCGAATGTGTACGCGGAGAAACTGCAGTTGCCGGGCTGCAGCCTCAACACTGCCACCAAATAGGCGTTAGCGCAATAACAATGCGCCCGCCATGGCCAGCATGGTGAGGGCAATCAGGCAGTCCAGCACGCGCCAGGCGAGCGTGGTTTCAAACCAGGGGCGCAAGAGCCGCGCGCCAAAACCGAGTGTAGAAAACCAGGCCAGGCTGGCGATGCAAGCCCCCGCGCCAAATACCCAGCGCCCCGGATCGGGCCGCTGGTTGGCAATGGAAGCCAGCAGCACTACGGTGTCCAGGTACACATGCGGGTTCAAAAAGGTAAAACCAAAGCAGGTCATCAGCGCCGCACCGAGTGGTGTGCCGGTGCTGCTGTTGAGCTGCATGTGGCCGCCCACCCAGGCGCGCCGCGCGGCCAGCAGGCCGTAGCCGCCCAGAAACAGCGCGCCGCCATAACGGGTTACCAGCATCAGTGTCTCGTTGCCACGGATCAGCACGCCTGCGCCGCCAATGCCGGCCAAGATCAGCAGCGCATCCGAAAGCGCGCAAAACAGCACCAGTGGCAGTACGTGTTCGCGCCGGATGCCTTGGCGCAGCACAAAGGCGTTTTGCGAGCCAATGGCCACGATCAGCGCCAGCCCGGTGGCAAAGCCGGTACCGAAGTCCGTATTCATGAATTCGCGGCTTGCAAGAGCGTGAGTAGACGGTGCAGCGCGTGCTGGACAGTGGCCGAGCGCACTGCCGCGCGGTCACCGGGGAAATGCTGCACTTCGCTGACCAGTCCGCCGGGTGTGGCCCAGCCAAACCAGACGGTACCAACAGGCTTGGCCGCACTGCCACCGCTGGGCCCGGCCACGCCGGTCACGGCCACAGCCACCTGCGTGTGGGAATGGGTGAGTGCCCCTTGGGCCATGGCGCGCACGACCTCTTCACTGACGGCGCCGTGCGTGGCGATCAGCGCGGCGTCCACGCCCAGCAGCTCGGTCTTGGCGGCATTGGAGTAAGTCACGAAACCGCGTTCAAACCACTGGCTGGAGCCTGCCAGATCGGTGCAGGCGGCTGCAATCATGCCGCCGGTGCAACTCTCGGCGGTGGCCAGCATCCACTGTCTTTTAAGCATCAAATCGGCCACTAACCCGCACAGGGATTGCGCAAGTAGCTCTTGATTTGATAGCAATTTTGGAGAAATAGAAGGCATCAAATGAAGCGCCACACAGCAATCACCAGCACCGTGCAGCCCGCAGCCACCAGGTCGTCGAGCATGATGCCAAAGCCTGCCTTGCGCCACGCCGCCGGGTCGCTGGACGGGTTAACGTGGTGGAAAAGCGCATCGGCCCAGCCCACGGGGCCTGGCTTCACGGCGTCAAAAAAACGGAACAGGCCAAACGCCAGCACCTGCCCGACCAGGCCCGTGGGCGTGACCAACCACAGCACCAGCCAGAAGGCCACGATCTCGTCCCACACAATGCTGCCCGGGTCCAGTACGCCCATGTTACGCGCGGTCACACTGCTTGCCCACCAGCCCAGCGGCAGGCCCAGGCCAATCAACAAAGCCCAGCCGGTATCACCCATCCAGGGTGACAGGGCGATAAAGGCCACCCAGGCCCACAACGTGCCCGAGGTGCCGGGCGCCACGCGCGACAGACCGGAGCCAAAACCCAGCGCCAACAGATGCGCCGGGTGCGAGAACATAAAGCGAGCCGTGGGCCGAGACACAGGGGGCGGCAGACCTGGGTCTGCCGGGAACACGGTAACAGGGGAGGCATGGGGGTCGAACATGCCGGAATTATCCATGGGTCATCCCGCTCGGCGGCGCGGTCTGGGCGGTTATCCACTCGGCCCAGTAGTCGATGCAGGCGCGGATCTTGGGCAGGCGGTGGCGCTCCTGCAGCATCACCGCCACGATGGGCACGGTCTGCGGGTCCAGCACATCGTCCATCACCGCCACCAGTTCTCCGCTGCGAATCAGCGGTGCGGCCACAGCATCCATGACCCGTCCCATCCCTGAGCCGGCGCGCGCCAGCGCCATGAGGATGGCCGAGTTGTCGGTGCGCGTGGTGCCGCGCGCCAGGTAGAAGCCGCCCTGGCGCAGTGGCCAGCGGTTGATCTGCGGGTTGACGCTGTTGGTGATCAGGCGGTGGCTGTCCAGGTCCGCCAATGTGTGCGGTGTGCCGTGGCGTTGCAGGTAGCCGGGTGAGGCCACCAGCGTCCGACCGAACTGACCGATCTGCCGTGCTACCAACGTGTCCTGCGTGGGTTGCCCGGTGCGGATGGCGATGTCGATGCCGTCGCGCGCCATGTCCACCATGCGGTCGTCGGCGTTGATGTCGACGTGGATCTGTGGGTGGCGGGTGGACAGCCCGTCCAGGCTGGGCGCGATGAACATCTCGGCAATCACCGGGCTCACGCTGATGCGCACCCAGCCGCTCGGGCCACTGGTTTTACCGGTGAGCTCGCTGCCCAGCTCGGCCGTGGTGTCCAGCAGGCGCCGGCCATAGGCCAGAAAGGTGTCGCCCTCGTCGGTCAGGCTCAGGCCGTGGGTCGTGCGGTGCAGCAGCCGCACGCCACAGGCCGCCTCCAGCCGGGCCAGCGAACGCGTGACCTGGCTCACCGGCACATCGCGTTCGCGCGCCGCGGCTGAGAGCGTGCCGAGCTCGGCAATGCGGGTGAACAAGGCGACGTCATCGAGCTGGAGCTGCATGCCGTGATTGTGTGTGGTTTTGCAGTATTTGCAAAACCAATGTGGAATTTTTGCGGTTTCCAGGGATTGGATGAATCAATAAAGTCCAGTCCACACCATTTGGAGAGACCGCACCATGACTTACACCGCCGCTGAACTGAGCCGCATCCATGATCTGGCGCGCCTGCAGGCCCAGGCCGCACGCCGCGAGGCGATTGATCTTTTCTGGGCCCGCGCTTGGGACCGGCTCAAGGCGCTGTTGCCAGCCACACGCCAACTGGAGGCCTGATATGCCCACCCTGCAACTCAAGATTGCGCCACTGCAAAACCCTTCGCGCTACCGCAGCCTGGCCAGCACACTGACCCGCATCACCGCCGACATCCTGGGCAAGCGGCCGGAGGTCACTGCGGTGATGATTGAAGACTTGCCCGCGGCGCGCTGGCATATCGGTGGGGCCGATGTGGAAAGGCCCACGGCGTTTCTGGAAATTAGCATCACGGCCGGTACCAACACCGAGGCCGAGAAGTCGGCCTTCATTGCCGCAGCATTTGAGGCGTTGCAGCAGCAACTGGGCGCGGGCCAGGCGTTGGAGCCGGCCAGTTATGTCATCGTGCGCGAACTGCCCGCCACCGACTGGGGCTATGGCGGTCAAACCCAGGCGGCGCGCCGACAGGCACGCATCGCTGCGCCGGTCTAGCGCCCCGCACGGCGCCGCTCCGCTTACTGGGGCCCGTTGGCGCAGTTCACCATCCAGTGGATGCCAAATTGGTCAATGAAGCTACCAAAGTAGGCGCCCCAAAACATGTCCTGCAGCGGCATCTCCACCTTGCCGCCTGCGGACAGCGCGTTGAACAGTCGGTCAGCCTCGGCACGCGTGTCAGGCTCCAGGTTGATGTGCACGTTGTTGCCTTTAACCACCGTGAAGCCCATGGACTCGGGGGCGTCGGTGCCCATCAGCACATGGCCGCCCAGGATGGCCAGTTCGACATGAATCACCATGTTCGCCGTGTCCGCGGGCATGGGGGGCTGGCCGGGTGTGGCAGGCATGTCCCCGAAGCGGCGTACGCCCCCCGGGAATTCGCCACCAAAGACCGAGCGATAAAACGCAAAAGCCTTTTCGGTATGGCCACTGAAATTGAGATAGGTACTGACGCGTGCCATGAAAGCTCCTTGTGTCCAAGTCAGTTAGAGAAACTGCGCCGGAATGGCGCTGTAAAACGGGTACATGGGAAAGTAGGGTTTGGCCTCCGCCAGCACACGCTGCACCGATGGACGTGCCATCAATTTTTCAAAATAGGCGCGTAAGTGCGTGTGCGGTTCCGGAAAGGGCTCCAGCGTGTGTGCGTAGAAAAGCGCTGGGGCGGCGGCACAGTCGGCCAGGCTGAAATTCTGACCCGCGGCCCAGGGTGATGACGCCAACTGCTTGTCGATCAGGGTGTAGGCGGTTTGAATGGTCGCCCTGGCGCTGCCCATGTCTCTCTTCGTACCAAGGATACGGTCGAGGACGATGTCCTGCATGGGTTCATGCACGTAGTTGTCAAACGTGCGATCCCACAGGCGCACTTCCAAGGCCTCCTCAAACCCTTTGGGTATCAACGGATGTTGGCCCGGGAAGAACTGGTCTAGGTACTCGATGATGATGGACGACTCCGCCACATTGCGCTGCCGTGCATGGTCGCGAATCACCGGGAACTTGCAGAACGGCCAGAGCGCTGCAAGTTCTGTCCGGTCCTTCTCAGCACCGAGGTCAACGATACGTGCTTCAAACGCGATATCGTTCTCGTACAGCGCGATCAGAACCTTGTGGCAATAGGACGCCAGGGGGTGGTAGTAAAGCGTGAGTGCCATGGGACTTCAGACTGTTTGCAACAGGGCCAGGTAGTCGTCCAGCACATCGATGTTGCCGCTCCAGCCCTGGTTCATGCTGTCGTGGCTGGCGGCAAACAGCGCGCTTTCTTCTTCGGTGGCTTCGTACGGCTCCCACACCAGCGTCATCAGCGTGCCGCCGTCCTGCTCGGTCAGTGTTGTGGTGGAGTGGGTGTAGAGTGGCCAGGTCGGCGCCCACGGGTTGCGGGTCACGCCGCCTTGCGGGTCGGAGAAACACTGGACCAGCACCATTTTTTCAGGCGCATGCAGTTCGCGGAACAGCCACTTGCCCCAGAGCTCCATGCCGCCCTCAATGGTCATTGCATAGTGGTAGCTGCCGCCGACGCGGAAGTCGAGTTCGCTGTGGGTCACCGTGCTGCCTTTGGGGCCTAGCCAGTGCTGCAGGTGTTCGGGCTGGGAATAGACCTCCCAGACCAGCGCGCGTGGGGCTTTGAGCAGGCGCGAAATCGTGAAGGGGGGGTGTGCACTCATTGTTTCTCCTCGGTTCATGGGGGTTGCAGGGTTGCCAAATAGATTTCGAGCCGGTCCAGGCTCTCTTCCCAGTGCTGGCGGTACTGGGCGACCCAGTCGGCGGCTTCGCGCAGGGGCTGGGCTTCGAGCTTGCAGGGGCGCCATTGGGCCTGGCGGCTTTGGGTAATCAGCCCGGCGCGCTGCAAAACTTTCAGGTGTTTGGTCACGGCCGGTGCGCTCATCGCAAACGGGGCAGCCAGATCGCGCACCGAAGCTTCGCCCAACGACAGGCGTGCCAGGATCGCCCGACGCGTCGGGTCTGCCAGGGCGGCGAAAGTGTTGCTCAGGGCATCGGACATGTTGTGCGGGAGCTTCGAATCTTTAATTAACCAATTGGTAAATTAAAGCATTGCGAGGTAAAACTTGTCAACACCCGCCGTATTTCGTTGAAGTGTGTGCAAGCGGGGCCTATCGAAACTCAGGGAAGGCGCCGTATGGCACTGCAGAAGAATCTGGCTCCTGGGCCGGAAAACCCGGGTGCACCAACCTCCCCGGGTTGGCCCATCAAGTTGTCCATCGCCTCCGTGGTGGTGCTGTCCATGGTGATCCTGGCGATCACCATCATTGCCCTGGGCTGGGTTGGCGCGCGACAGTCATTGCTGGACGCGGCTTCCAAATCGGCGCGTGACGCCGGTCTGCTGATCACCGAAAAATCCCATCGCATGCTGGAGCCTGCCCAGGCCACCCTGCGCCTGCTGACCTCCACGCCGTTGAGCCATGCAACCACGCTGGAGCAACGGCTGGACCAGATACGCACCCTGTCCGATGTGCTGGTGGCCAACAGCCTGATGTCTTCGGTGTTTGTGGGATATGCCGATGGCTCTTTTTTCCTGGTACGGCCGCTGGACCAGGCCGCCCTGCGGGAGCGCTTCCGTCCGCCGCCCAAGGCCAATTTTCTGGTGCAGTCGATCCAGATGCGTGGCGGCAAACCGGTGGGCGAGTTTTTGTTTTTTGACACCGAGCGCCGGCTGTTGGAGCGCCGCGCGCAAACCGACTACCAGTTTGACCCGCGCACCCGCCCCTGGTATCGGGCTGCACAAGCGTCAAGCACCGCGGCGTTCACGGAGCCGTATGTGTTTTTCACGACCCGGCAGGTTGGGCTGACACTGAGCCAGGCCAGTCTGGAAGGGGGTACCGTTTTTGGCATCGACGTGGTGCTGGACGACCTGGCTACCAGCCTCAGTGATTTGCGCACCACGCCCAATGCCCAATTGGCACTGGTCAATGCCAAAGACCAGGTGTTGGCCTACCCGGACATGAACCGCGTGCTGGTGCAGGGCGAAGGCAAGTTCGATTTCCGTTCGATCCAGGATCTTGGTGTGCCGGGCCTGACCGGCCTGCACGCGCTGCATGCCGGGGCTGGCAAGGTGGTGCCGTATGACGTGGCGGGGACCGAGTGGCTGGGGGTAGTCCTGCCGTTCGACGTCTGGCAGTCGGAGGGCTTGCATCTGCTGGTGGCGGTCCCGAGCGATGATTTGCTGGGCGACCTGAAGAGCAAGGCGGTGCAACTGGCTTTGGTCATCATCGTGTTGGCCCTGTTGCTGATGCCGCTGGGATGGCTTGCCGGTGCCGCCATTGGCCGCAGGCTGGACCGCCTGACAGCGCTGGCCCAGCGCATGAGCCAGTTTGACTTTCACCGCGTGCACGAGTCGCCCAACTTCATCCGTGAGGTCAACAGCCTGTCGGCGGTGATGGGCGAGATGGGCGAGACCATCGAAACTTTTCTGCAGATCAGCCAGGACATGGCGACCGAGCCCCAGGTCGAGCGCATGTTGCACAACGTCTTGCAGCGCATGGTGTCCGCCACCCGTTGCCAGGGCGGCGCGGTGTACCTGGTGGACAGCACCACGCAGACCATGCAGCAAGCCGCGGTTGCCGGGTATCTGCTGGAGCATGACCAGGCGCAAATGCAGCCCGGCAGTGCGACGACCTCGGGTGCGCGCCGCGAAGTCATGCCGGGGTTGTCGGAAATGCAGGTGGAACTGCGCGGTCGCAGTGGCAAGCTCGAAGGGTTGCTGGTCTTGCAACACGCCAGTGACACCGGTCACGCCGATGCCTCATTCACCGAGTTCGTGCACAAACTCTCGGGCATGCTGGCCGTGTCGATTGAGACGCGCCAACTGATCGAGGCGCAAAAGGCCCTGCTGGACGCGGTGATCCGCCTGATGGCCGATGCGATTGACGCCAAGAGCCCCTACACCGGCGGCCACTGCGAGCGTGTGCCCGAACTGGCTGGCATGCTGGTAGACCGCATGGTGCAGGACAGCACAGGGCCGTACGCCGCGTTCACGATGAACGAGGACGAGCGCTACGAATTCCACCTGGGCGCCTGGCTGCACGACTGTGGCAAGGTCACCAGCCCGGAGCACATCATTGACAAGGCGACCAAGCTCGAAACCATCTACAACCGCATCCACGAAGTACGCATGCGTTTCGAGGTGCTGCGGCGCGACGCCGAAATCACTTTCTGGCAAGGCGTGGCGCAGGGCGGTGACCGTGTGGCTTTGCAGGCAGCGTTGACCCAGCACCAGGCCCAGTTGCAAGAGGATTTCGCGTTTGTCGCGCGCTGCAATGTGGGCGGCGAGTTCATGGCCGACGCCGATGTGGCGCGCCTGCAGTCGCTCGCGCAAACGCCCTGGGTGCGGCATTTCGACAACCGTCTGGGCCTGTCCAGCCAGGAGCTGATGCGTGTGCAGGCCGCGTCGCCCGAAGCCCGGCCCTTGCCGGTGCAGGAGCAACTGCTGGCCGACCGGCCCGACCACGTGGTGCCCTGGGGCACGCGCCGACCCCCGGTGGAAAAGGGCGACCCCAAAAATCGCTATGGTTTTGACATGCAACTCCCGGTTCAGGCGCAGCACATGGGGGAGGTGTACAACCTGTCCATCCGCCGCGGCACCTTGACCGAGGAAGACCGCTTCAAGATCAATGACCACATCGTGCAAACCTTGATCATGCTCAAGAGCCTGCCCTGGCCCGCACACCTGGCCCGTGTGCCCGACATTGCCGCCACCCACCATGAAAAGCTCGATGGCAAAGGCTACCCGCGCAAACTGCAGGCGGCGCAGCTCACGCTACCCGACCGGGTCATGGCGTTGGCCGATATTTTTGAAGCGCTGACCGCCGCGGACCGGCCGTACAAGGCGGCCAAGACACTCACCGAGTCGCTGCGCATCATGGCGTTTATGGCCAAAGACCAGCACATTGATGCACAACTGTTCCGCTACTTCCTGCACAGCGGCGTGTGGCAAAGTTTTGCCCAGCAGTACATGCAGCCCGCGCAGATCGATGTGGTGGATATCACCGCCATCGAAAACCTCTTGCCAGCCGCTGTCGCATGATGGCAGCATGTGTGTAACCCCGGGAGAATGACCATGTCCAGCACCAGATCCTTGTTTGCCGCCGCCGTGCTTGCGGCCAGCGCCCTCTGCACGGGGCCGGTGCTGGCGCTGGAACCTGCCACCGGCAAGGTGGTGCTCACGGTCAGTGGCAAGGTGGCAGCCAAAAACACCGCCCAGGCCGCCGACTTTGACATGGCCATGCTGGAGGCGATGCCACAAAAGACGTTCACCACACTCACACCCTGGGACCGGCAGCCCATCAAGTTCTCCGGTCCGCTGTTGCGCGATGTGCTGGCTGCTGCCAAGGCCAGTGGCACCACCCTCAAGGCGGTGGCTGTGAATGACTACAGCACCACCATTCCGCTGAGTGATACACAGCAGTTCGATATGGTGCTTGCCACCCGGATGAACGGCCAACCCATCCCGCCGCGCACCAAGGGGCCGCTGTTTATCGTCTACCCCTACGACAGCCAGCCCACGTTACAGGCGCCGATCTACAAGGACCGCTCGGCCTGGCAGCTCAGATCGTTACTGGTGGAATAAAGCCCGGGGCCAGTGGTCAGGCGAAGTGGTCAAACGATGCAAAGTCGTTGGCCACGGCGGCGCCTGCTGCATCCACCAGACGCAGACCGGGTGCTGCGTCAACCTGCCCAATGCAGGTCACGGGGGTATGGCTGGACTGCGCCGCAGCCTGCACCGCCGCGCGCCGGTGTGCCGGGGCCGTGAACACCAGCTCGTAGTCGTCGCCCCCGCTGAGCACACACTGCAGGGCTTTGTTGGCCGAAATTTCTAAGCCAAATAGGCCTGTAGCCCCCGTGGAATGTGCGCAAGCAGCTATCAAATGCGTAGCGTTTTCGGTCTGAATGGTGGCGCCCACGCCCGAGCGTTGCAGGATGTGGCCCAGGTCGCCCAGCAGTCCGTCGCTCACGTCGGCCGCCGCGCTCGCAACGCCACGCAGTGCCAGGCCCAGCGCCACGCGCGGCGTGGGTTGGTCCATACGGATGCGGGTCTGGGCCAGCACCTCCGGTGGAAGGGTGATCTTTCCTTGCAGCGCTTCCAGCGCAAGGCGGGCATCGCCCAGCGTACCGCTCACGTAGAGGTCGTCGCCCGCGCGCGCGCCGCTGCGCAGCAGGGCTTGGCCGGCTGGCACTTCGCCAAACACCGTGATGCAAATGTTCAGTGGGCCCTGCGTGGTGTCGCCACCAATCAGCTCACAGCCATGGGCATCGGCCAGCGCCAGCAGGCCTTGCGAAAACGGCTCCAGCCATGCGGCGTTGGCTTCGGGCAGGGCCAGGGCGAGGGTGAACGCCACAGGGC belongs to Rhodoferax saidenbachensis and includes:
- a CDS encoding molybdopterin-dependent oxidoreductase, yielding MSSTRSLFAAAVLAASALCTGPVLALEPATGKVVLTVSGKVAAKNTAQAADFDMAMLEAMPQKTFTTLTPWDRQPIKFSGPLLRDVLAAAKASGTTLKAVAVNDYSTTIPLSDTQQFDMVLATRMNGQPIPPRTKGPLFIVYPYDSQPTLQAPIYKDRSAWQLRSLLVE
- the thiL gene encoding thiamine-phosphate kinase, with translation MGEFELIQRFFTRPTRHAVLGVGDDCALLAPAPGMQMAISSDMLVSGRHFFPDVDPRTLGHKALAVNLSDLAACGARPVAFTLALALPEANAAWLEPFSQGLLALADAHGCELIGGDTTQGPLNICITVFGEVPAGQALLRSGARAGDDLYVSGTLGDARLALEALQGKITLPPEVLAQTRIRMDQPTPRVALGLALRGVASAAADVSDGLLGDLGHILQRSGVGATIQTENATHLIAACAHSTGATGLFGLEISANKALQCVLSGGDDYELVFTAPAHRRAAVQAAAQSSHTPVTCIGQVDAAPGLRLVDAAGAAVANDFASFDHFA
- a CDS encoding HD domain-containing phosphohydrolase, producing the protein MALQKNLAPGPENPGAPTSPGWPIKLSIASVVVLSMVILAITIIALGWVGARQSLLDAASKSARDAGLLITEKSHRMLEPAQATLRLLTSTPLSHATTLEQRLDQIRTLSDVLVANSLMSSVFVGYADGSFFLVRPLDQAALRERFRPPPKANFLVQSIQMRGGKPVGEFLFFDTERRLLERRAQTDYQFDPRTRPWYRAAQASSTAAFTEPYVFFTTRQVGLTLSQASLEGGTVFGIDVVLDDLATSLSDLRTTPNAQLALVNAKDQVLAYPDMNRVLVQGEGKFDFRSIQDLGVPGLTGLHALHAGAGKVVPYDVAGTEWLGVVLPFDVWQSEGLHLLVAVPSDDLLGDLKSKAVQLALVIIVLALLLMPLGWLAGAAIGRRLDRLTALAQRMSQFDFHRVHESPNFIREVNSLSAVMGEMGETIETFLQISQDMATEPQVERMLHNVLQRMVSATRCQGGAVYLVDSTTQTMQQAAVAGYLLEHDQAQMQPGSATTSGARREVMPGLSEMQVELRGRSGKLEGLLVLQHASDTGHADASFTEFVHKLSGMLAVSIETRQLIEAQKALLDAVIRLMADAIDAKSPYTGGHCERVPELAGMLVDRMVQDSTGPYAAFTMNEDERYEFHLGAWLHDCGKVTSPEHIIDKATKLETIYNRIHEVRMRFEVLRRDAEITFWQGVAQGGDRVALQAALTQHQAQLQEDFAFVARCNVGGEFMADADVARLQSLAQTPWVRHFDNRLGLSSQELMRVQAASPEARPLPVQEQLLADRPDHVVPWGTRRPPVEKGDPKNRYGFDMQLPVQAQHMGEVYNLSIRRGTLTEEDRFKINDHIVQTLIMLKSLPWPAHLARVPDIAATHHEKLDGKGYPRKLQAAQLTLPDRVMALADIFEALTAADRPYKAAKTLTESLRIMAFMAKDQHIDAQLFRYFLHSGVWQSFAQQYMQPAQIDVVDITAIENLLPAAVA